ACCGGGTTATAGTAATAATGCATCTGGAACGGGCCAGATGGGCTGTCGAATGTCTTGGAGGAATACTTACCCCAGTCGGAGATGTTGCCGCCGTCCGACGCTAGCTCTGCCAGCACCTTCGGATTACTAAGCTTATCTCCATCGATCGCCCGCTTAGATCCCTGAACGACACTCGCCTTCAATTCGCCCGACTCGGTGAATACTTGCGAATATGTTTGCTCGCCCATCAACTGACGCGCAAGCGCATCGCCAGCAGCAGATCCGGAAGGACATGTACTGGAATTATGAACCAGAACCGGCGTCTCGCCCGCCAGCACATAATACGTGTGCAGGTCGTTGACGGTCAGGTTGTACATATCAGCAGCGCCGGCAATTGCGACTACTGCCACGATGTTTACGTCGCGACCAGTGTCAGTGACGAGCGTATGCCCCGGAGTGAGCTGTCCCGCCGGCACCCAAGTGCGGATGGTGTCATCCCAGAATGGATGCCTAGAGGTGGTGTGTAGAGTTTGAGTCCCCTCCTCGCCACTCTGGATCCTCAGGTCGACTAGATCGTCGTCGTAGTTGATCAGCTTGGCATCCACATCACGCGGACCTTGACGCTCTCCCGTCGCGGGATCGGCCGCCTCTACCCTGTCGCCGACTTTGATTTCACCTATGGGCTTCAGCTCGCCGTCCCCCATTAGAACTAGAGTGTCAGGGGAGAAACTGCAATTTACGAATTTGCTTCCCACTCGCTCTTCTTTGGAAAGCAGGACACCAGCCCCAGCACCGCCACCGACAACGGCGCTACCGCCCGAGGCTCCTCCATCCAGAATGTCGAACACGGCATCTGTGCAGCTGATTACATTGGCGAGACAGGTGGCGGACAGATCGACTGCCCCAGCGACGACAACCGGAGCGGCAGCCACACCGAGGGCTACGAATGCCGCACCGTATACGACAGCGCAGCTGAATCTACTCTGGCAGCCACGGCTCACCGGCGGTGCGTTCGTCACCGTCGTCTGAGCTACATAATGGCTCGGGGTGTCGTGATCGCAGCTGACTCCGGATCCGTAGACGCACACTCCATTACTGGATCGCCCGCTGACAGGGCGCTGCAATGCCTTTTTCGAGTTTCCTTGGGCTGCCCATATTTCGTCTTCGGTTCTGAGCCCTCCGCCGTTCCTCTTTCGGGCGTCGTCGCGGTTTTGCAGCGTCTTTTGGCCGCCGTTGCCGTTGTTGCCGCCGCTGTCGAACCAGCCGCCTCCGTCGTTCATGCCTTCGATGAGGTGGAGGCCGGAAGGATCGGAGTTTCCGATCGGGTTTCCGTTGGAGTACGTGTATCCGTTCATCTGGAGCGGGTCGGCGATGTCGATGACCGGGTCGATAGAGATGAAGCGGCCGGTGGTCGGGTCGTATTCGCGCGCGCCGATGTGGGTGAGACCGGTGGTGTTGTCGTCGTTGCCGGTGCCGAGGAAGGTGCGGCTGCCGGGCCAGCCGCCGGGCTGGGTGCCGCGCGGGTTTCCGTAGGGGTCGGACTTGCGGCGGGTGACCGTCTGGCCTGTGGACTGGTCGACGGAGGTGGTGGCGGTGCCGTGGTGGTCGGCGAGCTGCGCGGTTAGGACGTGGCCGGTGGCCTGGCCCTTGGTGCGGCGGATGGTGGTGGCGCCGGGGCCGGCGTAGTAGCGGACGGCGTCGACGGCGTCGCCGTTCTTGTTGACGGTGATCTCGGATTCGCCGAGGTAGAGGGTGCGGCTGCTGCCGTTGTCCTCGATCAGGCGGTTTCCGGAGGCGTCGTAGAGGTAGGTGGTGGTGTTGTTGAAGCTCCACTGCTGGTTGGCGCCGCCGTTGCACGCCCACAGTTTGAGGTCGGTGCCCGCGGTTTCGTTGGCACCGGGTACGTCGACGCACTGGCCCGTCGCTGGGTTCTGCAGGCTCTTGTCCGCGGTGCGGTAGACGAACTTCTGCTTGTCGCTGCCGTCACAGGTAGACAGGACCAGGGTGCCCGCGTTGCTGGTCAGGCACTTGCCGAGCGCCCGGACGGTGTCGCCGGACAGGCGCCACTGCTGGGCCTTGGTCTCGTTGCAGTACCAGATCTGGATGGGGGTGTTGTCGGCGGCGTTGGCGTTGTCGACGTCGAGGCACTTGCCCGACAGGCCGACGACGGCGACAGCTCCAATGCCCGGACTGGTGGCCGAGGTGACCTTGTTGCGGCGGTCCCAGTCCACGATCTGGATGTCTCCGCCGATGGTGCGGCGAGTGGTGTTGCCGGAGGGGTCGTAGCCGTAGGTCGACTGGGAGTTGATCGTCGAGCCGGGCTTGCGGGTGACCGCGTCGACCTTGGAGAGGGCGTGAGGGTGGGTCGTGGTGGTCGGCTGGGTGCCGTTGCCGGTGACCGTGACGCCGTAGGAGTATGTGTACTCGTCGTCCAGGGCCGTGTTGGTCAGGTCGTGGTCGACGAGCTTTGTGCGGTTGCCGATGGCATCGAAGGAGTACGACTGCCAGTAGCCGTCACCGTCCGGACCCGGCGTGACGTCGTTCAGGGAGGGGCCGGTGCAGTTCTCGGTTTTGCCGGTCCAGGCCTGGGTGAGCTGGCCCATGGGGTCGTAGGCGTAGCACTGGCGGTCGGTGCGGCTGCCGGGCTGGCTGTCGGTGATGGAAGTGATGTTGCCGGCGGGGTCGTACTGGTAGGAGACGTCGCTGATGCGGTTGGGGTTGGCGGTCTCCCGGTCGGTGATGGAGTTGGTGATGCGCCCGGTGTTCGGGTTGTAGTTGTTGGTGGTCCACACACGCTGCGGGGCTGCGCCGGTGGCGGTGCGCAGGACTTCGCCGAAGGGGCTGTAGACGGTGTCAGCGGTGTACCAGGACAGGCCGGACATGGTGATGGGCTGGCCGTCGCCGTTGTAGCGGGTGACGAGTTTTTCTGCTGCAAGGCCGCCGGGGGTGGCCGGGAGGGTGGTGGACTGGATCTTGCCGGTGGGTGTGTAGGTCGTGCTGTAGGCGTAGCTGCCTGCCAGGCCCTTGGCGGCCGGGACGTCCGGGATCGTGATCTTGGATCCGGTGGGGCGGTATTCGGTGTCGTAGCCGGTGACCTCGCTGGTGAATGGCTGGCCGTCGTAGTAGCGGGTCGAGGCGACGGGCTGGCCCTTGGCACCGGGGAGGGAGTCGAAGGTCCAGGATGCGACGAGGGGTCCGTTGGCGGCGTCGTCGCGGGTCTCGGTCTTGCGGCCGAGGACGTCGTACGTCGTGTACTGGGCGCGGCCGGTGGAGTCCTTGGTCCAGATCTGCTGGTCCAGGTTGTTGTAGCCGAACTCGGCCTGGCCCATGTCCGGGTCGTTGGACGAGGTCATGCGGCCGCGGGCGTCGTAGGCGTACGTCCAGTTGTTACCCGCCGGGTCGGTGACCTTGGAGAGCTTGTTGCGGACGTCGTAGGCGTAGCTGGTGGTGTTCCAGGTGGTCAGGTCCGTGGACGTGGCGTACTGGACAAGCGCGGTACGGCCGAGCGCGTCGGTCGTGGTCTTGGTGGCGCGGCTGCCGCTGAGCGGGGTCAGGCCGTCAGGGGACATGGCCGTGCGGGCGAGGGTCCAGTCGCCCTCGTAGCGGGTGGTGCTGGAGTACTGGGGGACGTCGGCGAAGAGGGTCGTCGTACGGACCGCGCGGCCGAGGCCGTCGTAGGCGGTCTTGGTTGAATTGGGAACCTGGAAGACGGACTCCGGGACGAAGATGTGCCTGTCCGGGTCGCCTTCCGCGTAGTACCCGTTGTTGGTCTGGCGGACGGTGCCGTCGGCGCTGTAGAAGGTGTCCGTGATCAGGCGGCCGCCGCCGAGGGCTTCGGCCTGGGACTGGCGCGGGCGCAGCAGGCCGTCGTAGATCACGACCGAGCTGGTGTAGGTGCCGTTGTCCTGCAGCGTGCTACTGGTGACGACGGGCGGCTCGTGCTCGGCGATCTGGTAGGCGAAGGTATACGCAGCCCTGTCCGTCCCCGGCTTCTGAGACGGCGTCCAGACCGCGGTGCTGCGGCCGAGACTGTCGTAGGACGAGGTGACCTTACGGCCGTTGGCATCGGTGGTTTCGAGGACACTGCCGCGGCCCGGATCGACCTTGGTCAAGCTCACGTGGCCTGCGACGTTCGTGGCCGTCGTGCTGAACGCCGGTCCCGATGCAGGGTTGAAAGCCGTGGTGGCAGCCTTGCCTGACGCGTCGTACACCTTGACAGTACGGCCGAGAGCGTCGTATTCCATTCGCGCGGTCGTCACCCAACCAGTGCCGACGGCGTCGAGGGTGTCGACCTGGTAGGCCAGACCCTTGACCGGGGCAGTGCCAAAGGCGTTGACCGCGTCGTATGACGTGCGCGCATCAGAAAGCACCGTGCCAGTCGCGGACTGAGAGCAGTCACCCTCTGTTGTCCGGGCCCGCTGAACCAGTCCGATCAGGTACTTGGCCGTGTTGTGCACATACGTGGTTGTCTCGCACTTCTGGGCGGTGGTGGCCCAGCCGCCGGTGCCGTTGGGCGTGAGCGCCTCGGTCTGTGCCGTTAGCAGCAGCCCGTAGGTGGTATCGAAGGTGCTCTTAGTGCGGATGACGCGTGTTGACCCACCGCTGATCGTCTTGATGCTGTCCGTGCGCGGTGTGGTAACCCGGAAGGCTTCGAGTGGCGTGGTGCCATCGCGTGGGCGGGAAGCGGTCTTCTGGCTGGACTTCCAGCTCAGCGACCGTGCGGCGACGCTTCCGCCCGCCTTGCTGTAGGTGATCTCTTCGGCAGTCTGTCCCTGAAATGCGAGGAGGTCCTCACCCAGGTCCTCCGTACCGGTGGAGTCCTTGACTGTGACCTTCGGGCGCCCCGCGTCAGCGGAGATTCCGCGGAAGTAGCGGGTGCGGGTCTGTGACTCCTCTGTGGCGTCCGAGCTGCCGGTGTTGGCGGTTGCACCTTGCTTGACCACGACGCTCGCGTATCCGCGCCACTGGCTGTAGGTACGAAGTTCGGGCTTGGTGAACTCGTCGGTTTCCTTGGCCCAGGCCGCGTCACCTTCGTAGGTGTAACTGGTGACCACCTCGTCCTGGCGGGCCACCCGGTCCTTCTCTACCACGCGGTCGACGACGTACTTGTTGAACCACTGCAGTGGCGGCGTCTCCAGGTCCGGGTCGGGTGACCAGTGGACCGGGTAGCAGCGGGTGGTGTTCTCCTCGGGCTTCGGGTGCGTGCCACCGACCGGGCAGGGGTC
This is a stretch of genomic DNA from Streptomyces sp. NBC_00536. It encodes these proteins:
- a CDS encoding ricin-type beta-trefoil lectin domain protein, with protein sequence MSPFSANNFRLPRNGQARAVRSRMARRTGVTLSVLLVAGLLPSAAWAAPPGDRGGIELPGLQKEMKAKLDKVAAAKLEGWDGAPVQPPAGYEPSKVAPPAAGSVDVALNPGSGTQLVQAGSLPVSIGKASPTESNPTPADPSGTWGVSVEARTATEAAAVDGAIIKVTPPTTGSTPVDVQLDYKKFEDLFGTEWSTRLELKQLPECFLTTPDSPECTTAKDVPSTNDPSTGTVRATVDPATAPGQGLRTMAVGGGGPMVLAASDSASGAGGTYKATSLAASGSWTAGGSGGGFSWSYPLAVPAPPAGPAPKVSFSYSSQAVDGKTSVANSQASWIGDGWDYEPGFIERRYRSCSDDLKAAPGKPNNDNATDKKKGDLCWSGDSVVMSFGGSTTELVHDASTGQWIPASDDGSKIERKTDASVPNGAKDGEYWVMTTRDGTRYFFGRHDVDGAGSRPVTNSVLTTPVFGNHAGEPCYQAAFADSACTQAWRWNLDYVEDVHGNAMIIDWAKETNSYAKNGKTKTKVSYDRAGYPTQITYGLRSDNLSGAPAGKVEFTVAERCIKEGKTTCSDTEFESKNYGDKQPWWDTPSTLSCKADDKDCYTGSPTFWTRKRLTAVTTYAQRTEGSTALSLVDRWNLTQSFPKQRTDTHPPLWLESITHTGYGTTKDDNGNQQSTTLPPVSFLANVKDMPNRVATSASDATPDFDRLRVETIRTETGGEIYADYSDPCPVGGTHPKPEENTTRCYPVHWSPDPDLETPPLQWFNKYVVDRVVEKDRVARQDEVVTSYTYEGDAAWAKETDEFTKPELRTYSQWRGYASVVVKQGATANTGSSDATEESQTRTRYFRGISADAGRPKVTVKDSTGTEDLGEDLLAFQGQTAEEITYSKAGGSVAARSLSWKSSQKTASRPRDGTTPLEAFRVTTPRTDSIKTISGGSTRVIRTKSTFDTTYGLLLTAQTEALTPNGTGGWATTAQKCETTTYVHNTAKYLIGLVQRARTTEGDCSQSATGTVLSDARTSYDAVNAFGTAPVKGLAYQVDTLDAVGTGWVTTARMEYDALGRTVKVYDASGKAATTAFNPASGPAFSTTATNVAGHVSLTKVDPGRGSVLETTDANGRKVTSSYDSLGRSTAVWTPSQKPGTDRAAYTFAYQIAEHEPPVVTSSTLQDNGTYTSSVVIYDGLLRPRQSQAEALGGGRLITDTFYSADGTVRQTNNGYYAEGDPDRHIFVPESVFQVPNSTKTAYDGLGRAVRTTTLFADVPQYSSTTRYEGDWTLARTAMSPDGLTPLSGSRATKTTTDALGRTALVQYATSTDLTTWNTTSYAYDVRNKLSKVTDPAGNNWTYAYDARGRMTSSNDPDMGQAEFGYNNLDQQIWTKDSTGRAQYTTYDVLGRKTETRDDAANGPLVASWTFDSLPGAKGQPVASTRYYDGQPFTSEVTGYDTEYRPTGSKITIPDVPAAKGLAGSYAYSTTYTPTGKIQSTTLPATPGGLAAEKLVTRYNGDGQPITMSGLSWYTADTVYSPFGEVLRTATGAAPQRVWTTNNYNPNTGRITNSITDRETANPNRISDVSYQYDPAGNITSITDSQPGSRTDRQCYAYDPMGQLTQAWTGKTENCTGPSLNDVTPGPDGDGYWQSYSFDAIGNRTKLVDHDLTNTALDDEYTYSYGVTVTGNGTQPTTTTHPHALSKVDAVTRKPGSTINSQSTYGYDPSGNTTRRTIGGDIQIVDWDRRNKVTSATSPGIGAVAVVGLSGKCLDVDNANAADNTPIQIWYCNETKAQQWRLSGDTVRALGKCLTSNAGTLVLSTCDGSDKQKFVYRTADKSLQNPATGQCVDVPGANETAGTDLKLWACNGGANQQWSFNNTTTYLYDASGNRLIEDNGSSRTLYLGESEITVNKNGDAVDAVRYYAGPGATTIRRTKGQATGHVLTAQLADHHGTATTSVDQSTGQTVTRRKSDPYGNPRGTQPGGWPGSRTFLGTGNDDNTTGLTHIGAREYDPTTGRFISIDPVIDIADPLQMNGYTYSNGNPIGNSDPSGLHLIEGMNDGGGWFDSGGNNGNGGQKTLQNRDDARKRNGGGLRTEDEIWAAQGNSKKALQRPVSGRSSNGVCVYGSGVSCDHDTPSHYVAQTTVTNAPPVSRGCQSRFSCAVVYGAAFVALGVAAAPVVVAGAVDLSATCLANVISCTDAVFDILDGGASGGSAVVGGGAGAGVLLSKEERVGSKFVNCSFSPDTLVLMGDGELKPIGEIKVGDRVEAADPATGERQGPRDVDAKLINYDDDLVDLRIQSGEEGTQTLHTTSRHPFWDDTIRTWVPAGQLTPGHTLVTDTGRDVNIVAVVAIAGAADMYNLTVNDLHTYYVLAGETPVLVHNSSTCPSGSAAGDALARQLMGEQTYSQVFTESGELKASVVQGSKRAIDGDKLSNPKVLAELASDGGNISDWGKYSSKTFDSPSGPFQMHYYYNPVLGRVNYNIDYKAVFNARGRKQ